A part of Prolixibacteraceae bacterium genomic DNA contains:
- the pbpC gene encoding penicillin-binding protein 1C, which produces MRLQVKCSKRVKRWISILFIGLTIWIILPVVSFHTPKSTVLFGRNDELIGATLAQDQQWRFPDNHHIGDKFKEALITCEDENFYHHIGVDFKSTVRAIYLNMKYGKVVSGASTLTMQVSRMALGNRSRNIWNKFYESVLAIKLDILHSKEHIIRMYANNAPYGGNIVGIEAASWRYFGCASTKLTWAESATLAVLPNAPAVIYPGRNNKLLKQKRDRLLKKLYAKGKMDKQSYELSLLERIPSSIRPFPKKFMHALQWTKRISPGNATHTSLDINLQNRIQSIVSNYSVKYRANGIYNIGVLVMSVETGEVISYIGNVDWDDPNQGAVDMVQAKRSSGSLLKPFLYAAMQDASYITPYTIIPDYPIFMNGYAPKNFDHKFRGAVAANQALSESLNVPSVFMLRSYSTPRFLSLLKHLGMSSFSRSADYYGLSLILGGGESSLWQMVGAYASMARALETSRKEAVFSPNIIKGGTLYKRQDMPLSKAAIWNTFKALQTVNRPMNEVGWKYLDSYEPLAWKTGTSYGFKDAWAIGTNPKYAIGVWVGNATGEGRPACTGVLAAAPLLFDIYHLLPKAQWFQTPSRDLEELAVCHESGFRASKRCARIDTILVGKQVFETEPCPYHQDVMLDETESFRVNSSNYPISKMVKKKWFILPPQMAYYYKKYHADYVVVPPRLSEGKWNTENTIGIIYPSKGIAITVPRDFNGKPTEVILRATSSHEDEVLYWFLDGENIGMTEIIHQVAISPEMGSHRLVIQDDKGNEASVKFTVN; this is translated from the coding sequence ATGAGACTACAGGTGAAATGTTCTAAAAGAGTCAAGAGATGGATCTCCATCTTGTTTATTGGTTTAACTATTTGGATAATCTTACCAGTAGTTTCGTTTCATACACCAAAATCTACTGTCCTTTTTGGGCGAAATGATGAACTTATCGGCGCGACGCTTGCACAAGATCAGCAGTGGCGTTTCCCCGATAACCATCATATTGGTGATAAGTTTAAAGAAGCATTGATAACATGCGAAGATGAGAACTTCTATCACCATATAGGTGTTGATTTTAAATCTACGGTAAGAGCGATATACCTGAACATGAAATATGGAAAGGTCGTGAGTGGTGCTAGTACCCTTACGATGCAGGTATCTCGTATGGCGCTAGGGAATAGATCTCGTAATATATGGAATAAGTTCTACGAGTCCGTGTTGGCAATAAAACTAGATATACTTCATTCCAAGGAGCATATCATTCGTATGTATGCTAACAATGCTCCTTATGGTGGAAATATCGTAGGGATAGAAGCTGCCTCATGGCGATATTTTGGATGTGCCTCTACTAAGCTCACTTGGGCTGAATCAGCAACCCTGGCTGTGCTTCCAAATGCTCCTGCCGTTATCTACCCTGGGCGCAATAACAAGTTATTAAAACAGAAGAGAGATAGACTGCTAAAGAAATTGTATGCTAAAGGAAAGATGGATAAGCAGTCCTACGAACTTTCTCTATTAGAACGTATACCATCTTCAATACGCCCTTTTCCCAAGAAATTTATGCATGCCCTTCAATGGACAAAAAGAATCTCTCCCGGTAATGCAACACACACTTCTCTAGATATAAATCTACAAAATAGAATTCAATCAATTGTTTCGAACTACTCTGTAAAGTATCGTGCCAATGGCATATATAATATTGGGGTGTTGGTGATGTCTGTCGAAACAGGAGAGGTGATCTCTTATATTGGCAATGTGGATTGGGATGACCCAAATCAAGGTGCTGTGGATATGGTGCAGGCCAAGAGAAGTTCGGGGAGTCTTCTAAAGCCTTTCCTTTATGCTGCCATGCAAGATGCATCATATATTACCCCCTACACCATTATTCCTGATTATCCTATCTTCATGAATGGATATGCTCCAAAAAACTTCGACCATAAGTTTAGAGGTGCTGTAGCGGCCAATCAGGCGTTAAGTGAATCTTTAAATGTTCCTTCCGTATTTATGTTGAGATCCTACTCAACCCCACGTTTCTTGTCGTTGTTAAAACACCTTGGGATGTCCTCCTTTTCTCGTTCAGCCGACTACTATGGGCTCTCGTTGATACTGGGTGGGGGCGAATCGAGTCTGTGGCAAATGGTTGGTGCTTATGCATCCATGGCAAGGGCTTTAGAAACAAGTCGCAAAGAAGCTGTATTCTCTCCAAATATTATTAAAGGAGGTACACTATATAAACGACAAGATATGCCATTAAGCAAAGCGGCTATATGGAATACCTTCAAGGCACTGCAAACGGTCAATAGGCCGATGAATGAAGTCGGATGGAAGTACCTTGATTCTTATGAGCCATTGGCTTGGAAGACGGGGACGAGTTATGGTTTTAAAGATGCATGGGCCATTGGAACAAATCCTAAATATGCCATTGGTGTATGGGTCGGAAATGCTACTGGAGAGGGGCGCCCTGCTTGTACAGGCGTATTGGCTGCAGCACCTCTACTATTCGACATCTACCATCTACTACCCAAAGCACAATGGTTCCAAACCCCGTCAAGAGATCTTGAAGAACTTGCCGTGTGTCACGAAAGTGGCTTTAGAGCATCCAAACGTTGCGCTAGAATAGATACCATCCTTGTTGGAAAACAAGTCTTTGAAACGGAACCCTGCCCATATCATCAAGACGTGATGTTAGACGAGACAGAATCTTTTAGAGTAAATAGCTCTAACTACCCGATCTCAAAGATGGTGAAAAAGAAGTGGTTTATTCTTCCGCCACAAATGGCCTACTACTATAAGAAATACCATGCAGATTATGTGGTCGTCCCTCCACGTCTGTCTGAAGGCAAATGGAACACCGAAAATACTATTGGCATTATATATCCTTCTAAAGGTATCGCGATAACCGTTCCTAGAGATTTCAATGGTAAACCTACTGAAGTAATCTTAAGAGCTACATCAAGCCATGAAGATGAAGTGCTCTATTGGTTCTTAGATGGCGAAAATATTGGAATGACTGAAATAATTCATCAAGTGGCTATCTCTCCAGAAATGGGAAGCCATCGATTAGTGATCCAAGATGATAAAGGAAATGAAGCATCTGTAAAATTTACGGTGAATTAA
- a CDS encoding chloride channel protein, translating to MKKMNAILKKIEKWRMDTISERKFILLLSLVVGALSGLAAITLKNLIHFTIHHLTGNFSVDDVSYQYLAYPMIGILITVLLIKYVIKEDLGHGVSKILYAFSKKNSKISKHNMYSSMVTSTITIGFGGSVGAEAPVALTGAAIGSNLAQFFRLNYRAITLLAGCGSSAAIAGIFNAPLAGLLFTIEVLMIDLTMSSLLPLLISAVTATTTSYFLMGDSYHFRFSLHESFDVNNLHWVIILGVLCGLISVYFTRVMRWVEGHFKKQKSFIHRVIIGGVGLGLLIFLFPSLWGEGYVSINQILNGNYTDVLNNSVFFSFKNNQTILILVFIAILAFKVFATAITTGAGGVGGIFAPTLFMGCFAGFIFSSIINQGSPELATENYALYGMAGVMAGVMFAPMTAVFLIAEITGGYTLFVPLLISSACSYLTILAFEKHSLYHSHLAERGELLTHNKDKTVLTLMKLRRVIETDLITVDEDACLGDLVKLISKSKRNIFPVIDKDNNFRGVVLLDNIRSIMFNKEMYHKTYVTDLMVMPPEMVHPDESMEKVMKKFKSSGAWNLPVVENRKYIGFISKATIFSAYRSVLVHFSDE from the coding sequence ATGAAAAAAATGAATGCAATATTAAAGAAGATTGAGAAGTGGAGAATGGATACAATATCAGAACGCAAATTCATTCTACTTCTTAGTTTAGTTGTCGGGGCCTTGAGTGGCTTGGCTGCCATTACCCTTAAAAACCTAATTCATTTCACCATTCACCATTTGACAGGAAACTTCAGTGTTGATGATGTAAGCTATCAATACTTAGCCTATCCAATGATCGGGATTTTAATCACTGTCCTTCTAATTAAATATGTCATTAAAGAAGATCTAGGACATGGGGTCTCTAAGATCCTTTATGCTTTCTCAAAGAAGAATAGTAAGATCTCAAAACATAATATGTACTCTTCGATGGTCACTAGTACCATCACCATCGGTTTCGGAGGTTCTGTTGGTGCTGAGGCTCCCGTAGCACTTACGGGCGCTGCGATTGGATCCAATCTTGCCCAGTTCTTTCGTTTAAACTATCGTGCGATTACCCTACTGGCTGGTTGTGGATCTTCTGCTGCTATCGCCGGAATCTTTAATGCGCCACTCGCTGGTCTCCTTTTTACGATAGAGGTACTAATGATCGACTTAACAATGTCCTCGTTGCTACCCCTGTTAATTTCAGCGGTGACTGCAACCACCACCTCCTACTTCTTGATGGGGGATAGCTATCACTTTAGATTTAGTCTCCATGAGTCTTTCGATGTGAACAATCTACACTGGGTAATTATTCTAGGTGTTTTATGTGGTCTTATATCAGTTTACTTCACGCGTGTGATGAGATGGGTCGAGGGACATTTCAAAAAACAAAAGAGTTTCATACATAGAGTAATTATCGGTGGCGTAGGTTTAGGTCTATTAATTTTCCTTTTCCCATCTTTATGGGGTGAAGGATATGTCTCTATCAATCAGATTCTAAATGGGAACTACACAGATGTGTTAAATAATTCTGTTTTCTTCTCTTTCAAGAACAACCAAACGATACTTATTCTTGTTTTTATTGCCATATTAGCATTCAAAGTATTTGCTACTGCAATCACAACGGGTGCAGGTGGTGTTGGGGGTATTTTTGCTCCTACGCTATTTATGGGATGCTTTGCAGGATTTATTTTTTCATCAATAATAAACCAAGGAAGTCCTGAGTTGGCAACCGAAAATTATGCTTTATATGGAATGGCTGGTGTCATGGCTGGTGTTATGTTTGCTCCAATGACCGCAGTATTCCTAATTGCTGAAATTACTGGAGGATATACGCTGTTTGTTCCGCTTCTGATCTCTTCCGCTTGTTCTTATTTGACGATATTAGCTTTTGAGAAACACTCGTTATACCATTCTCACTTGGCCGAAAGAGGTGAGCTTTTAACACACAATAAGGATAAGACAGTTCTAACATTGATGAAGCTTAGAAGAGTGATTGAAACCGATCTCATTACTGTCGACGAGGATGCTTGTCTCGGTGATTTGGTTAAATTGATCTCTAAAAGTAAAAGAAATATATTCCCTGTGATCGATAAGGATAATAATTTTAGAGGCGTGGTCCTTCTTGATAATATCCGTAGTATCATGTTCAACAAGGAGATGTATCATAAAACTTACGTCACAGATTTGATGGTTATGCCACCTGAAATGGTACACCCTGACGAAAGTATGGAAAAAGTTATGAAAAAATTTAAATCTTCGGGGGCATGGAACTTACCGGTCGTGGAGAATAGAAAATATATTGGTTTTATCTCGAAAGCAACTATCTTTAGTGCTTATAGAAGTGTTTTAGTTCACTTCTCCGATGAATAA
- a CDS encoding RluA family pseudouridine synthase, whose product MQNKLEVVSIHIVPHITEDIRLYNYLKGVFVELPSSKSIKKTLAKGWIHIDGRRASSGDWVKEGMQISLYQQIETLLKPYDIEVKIVYEDDWMAIVDKPAGITTSGNRFDTLENALQGKLIHSEQPDAYVNPRAIHRLDKATSGLVIIAKTKRTRMLLGQMLEERRITKKYQALIMGDIDVEGEIKLPIDGLCACSKYRKIDVVPSLRSEKLTLVELSPITGRTHQLRIHMSLRDTPILGDTLYGVEGKILKHKGLFLCAFSLDLIHPMTQCSLHVEIPLPHKFYKRMSIEKQQAEKYLD is encoded by the coding sequence ATGCAAAATAAACTAGAAGTGGTCTCGATTCATATCGTTCCCCATATTACAGAGGATATACGTTTATATAACTATTTAAAGGGTGTTTTTGTTGAGTTACCTTCATCAAAAAGTATTAAAAAGACACTAGCCAAAGGATGGATACATATAGATGGGCGTAGAGCTTCTTCTGGTGATTGGGTTAAGGAGGGAATGCAAATATCACTTTATCAACAAATAGAGACTCTGTTAAAGCCTTATGATATAGAGGTTAAGATAGTTTATGAAGATGATTGGATGGCTATTGTTGATAAACCTGCAGGCATCACTACAAGTGGAAATCGTTTCGATACACTAGAGAATGCACTTCAAGGAAAGTTAATCCATAGTGAGCAGCCAGATGCATACGTAAATCCACGAGCCATTCACCGTTTAGATAAAGCAACTTCTGGTTTGGTCATTATCGCCAAAACAAAGAGAACGCGAATGCTACTTGGTCAGATGCTAGAAGAACGAAGGATAACTAAGAAATATCAAGCCTTAATTATGGGAGATATTGATGTTGAGGGGGAGATCAAGCTACCTATCGATGGACTGTGTGCATGCTCTAAATACCGTAAAATAGATGTGGTGCCTTCTCTACGTTCTGAGAAACTGACACTCGTAGAGCTTTCTCCCATAACTGGTCGTACCCATCAGTTGCGTATTCATATGTCGCTAAGAGATACACCAATATTAGGTGATACTCTATATGGCGTGGAAGGAAAGATACTAAAGCATAAGGGATTATTCCTATGTGCTTTTTCATTAGACCTCATTCATCCCATGACACAATGCTCTCTGCATGTCGAAATACCTCTCCCTCATAAATTCTATAAACGAATGTCTATAGAAAAACAACAAGCTGAGAAGTATCTTGATTGA
- a CDS encoding Ig-like domain-containing protein produces the protein MNSSRFPWLLTNLIAIMIFIQGCNLTSGGKDQNNKEVSSLISMTSNHGVSVKGPILIEFTEVITDVSIDIDDILDFSPSFEYTSKWIGNQQLIITPTEKLKSGTKYEVEVDLPELYPTKEGIDDYSFNFKTIVPNFTVVIGSLESNFDDPTKMSCKGSIKFNDVVDADKAKAALSVESDKKYKIEWTSVGSTFFYKVDNITRKDKPFNVTFKWNGKELDIDRTGKKTLTVPAMGDFKYQAIRVTSSTSPVITVSFSEPLNTKQNLKGLFRISGCKLGATISGNKVILYPDSPLSGEQVLNISSSLKSSKGKKLGTSFTKSIYFTSVEPELTFEGEGNIVPNASGFIIPFSAVNLDAVDIRIVRIFQNNIPFFLQQHNITSSSSSPRRYGRIVYSEKMKLEGNVVNEKSAYAINIPEIIDVKPNEIYQVTVGMRPTYSTYPCKTLAELRSMKLKEPKDNGFWDNDDVWGEEDYYQANNLYDWRKRDDASNAAYYSSSRSISRYVISSNIGLIAKKEEGNVYHIAASDLISSAPMDGVKISLLNFQNQVVAEQTTDKDGFAKLKTLTPAILVLAQKGDDWGFLKLGSNEQMISDFDVSGTVNKNQITAYTYGERDVWRPGDSIFVSTIIKDPKKHLGDSYPVVYELYDTKGVLKDKKVMMKKESMVAYRTATKQVDPTGNWTLKVKFGGLTFNKVLRIETFRPNRMKIKWVDEPESLEVGKISKEIFNTKWLHGLPAKSKRMTVDARVRRKKIKIKGYAGYSFQNEVSTLRSSYRNIWDGKTDDKGNANVALTLSKENIKEPLVALDLETRVYEDGGTFSTSEFSKDYYPFKNFVGMRISGTKSYGSYYDTEKNINCDLVVLKPNLAKGFSLIKYQVYKVDYSWWWDASSVSSLARYVDGRRYSAYKSGNLNSKDGKASFAFQVRDRDWGRYLIVVKLPDGNTVTKVIFCDWPGNSKKDGGAENLLNLNLKKERVVKGENIELLFPSEKGGHALISIEKGAEVVKQIWVKTEDNQTTVSIPTEGVMAPNVYLYVTYIQPYQVTQNDHPIRLYGIQRVKVEDPETHLKPVIQCKDEVRAKRKIKVEVSEGSGQPMDYTLAIVDEGLLGITNFKTPAPWTYFYREEALRVSTWDIYNDILGMYSGRLGKLVPVGGDGMLDDPSHKKAKRFKPVVMYAGPFHLNAGDKETHEFPLPSYSGEVRVMVVASNERSYGSTEKPVKVVDPLMILADAPRTLDLEETFKLPVSIFANKEMDDDVEVSVNVSGTVALVGEAKQSVSMGDEQEKDAYFNLKTSKVTGPATIVVSAKSGSYSASYKIDIHVDNSNPIQYKVVSKKLEPGESYTYDAVIKANEIGKSLSINASTMIACNMDQRMEQLIVYPHGCLEQTTSSVFPQLLMLKDKNIDSNKRQTMEDNVQRGLRRLLLFQKSDGSFSYWPGGHYSSEWASCYAGHFMVMAKKAGYFIPGDMLTNWISYQMSLANRWSLDDNDVVQSYRLFVLVMAGEAPLGAMNRMREGDELITNSATPWLLSAAYAQLGRKETAESLIDLRDLSYPSYEKGWSSSSFGSKDRDKAIRLMTLDILGKRDIAFTLAKDLAKKLSSDVWMSTQTTCFALIAMHGFMSEQNDDANITTLTSSIDGDKTSSQVTPVVSSVYDNEFKKTTSIEIENKGNKAAYITINQSYQRSDAFVKPSSNILTINPILFDEKKHIVKDSVLVQGKDYKLTVSVRNQSNWDLEEIALTIPLPSGVEILNRKSALPEYINYQEVRDSEVYSYFDLDDKESVEVEITFNASYTGVYKWPAISVEAMYNHQIHANSAAKVIEIK, from the coding sequence ATGAATAGTTCTCGTTTCCCTTGGCTATTAACCAACTTGATAGCCATAATGATTTTTATTCAAGGATGTAACTTAACATCAGGGGGTAAGGATCAAAATAATAAAGAAGTGTCAAGCCTTATATCGATGACTTCAAATCATGGTGTAAGTGTAAAAGGCCCTATCTTGATCGAATTTACTGAAGTAATCACGGATGTATCTATCGACATTGACGATATATTAGATTTCTCTCCTAGTTTTGAGTATACATCAAAGTGGATTGGAAATCAGCAACTAATAATTACCCCTACAGAGAAGTTAAAGAGTGGGACAAAATATGAAGTGGAGGTAGATCTGCCTGAACTTTATCCGACCAAAGAAGGAATTGATGATTATAGCTTCAATTTCAAAACTATTGTTCCAAATTTCACTGTTGTAATTGGAAGTTTAGAATCTAATTTTGATGATCCAACAAAGATGAGTTGTAAAGGATCAATAAAATTTAATGATGTTGTGGATGCAGATAAAGCGAAAGCTGCCCTATCTGTAGAATCTGATAAGAAATATAAAATTGAATGGACCTCTGTTGGCTCTACGTTCTTCTACAAAGTGGATAACATAACAAGAAAGGATAAACCCTTCAATGTCACTTTTAAATGGAATGGTAAAGAGTTAGATATTGATAGGACGGGTAAGAAGACGTTGACGGTTCCTGCTATGGGGGATTTTAAATATCAAGCGATTCGCGTCACTTCCTCTACTTCTCCTGTAATCACGGTCTCTTTTTCTGAACCTTTAAATACCAAACAAAATCTTAAAGGATTGTTTCGTATCAGTGGATGTAAATTAGGGGCGACCATTAGTGGAAATAAAGTTATCTTATATCCAGATAGCCCTTTATCGGGAGAGCAAGTTCTAAACATATCTTCATCTTTAAAGAGTAGTAAAGGAAAGAAGTTAGGTACATCGTTTACTAAATCGATCTACTTTACCTCTGTGGAACCAGAACTAACTTTCGAAGGGGAAGGTAATATTGTTCCTAATGCAAGTGGATTTATTATCCCATTTAGTGCCGTGAACCTAGATGCAGTAGACATTCGTATCGTTAGAATTTTCCAAAATAATATTCCTTTCTTTTTACAACAGCATAATATAACTTCATCAAGCTCCTCTCCTCGAAGATATGGACGTATTGTGTATAGCGAAAAGATGAAGCTCGAAGGAAATGTAGTAAACGAAAAGAGTGCATATGCAATCAATATTCCTGAAATCATTGATGTCAAACCTAACGAAATTTATCAGGTTACTGTTGGAATGCGACCTACTTACTCTACATATCCATGTAAGACCTTAGCAGAGCTTAGAAGTATGAAGCTTAAAGAGCCTAAAGACAATGGTTTTTGGGATAATGATGACGTATGGGGAGAAGAGGATTATTATCAAGCGAATAATCTATATGATTGGCGTAAAAGAGACGATGCTTCTAATGCAGCTTACTATAGCAGTTCAAGGTCAATATCAAGGTATGTGATTAGCTCTAATATTGGTTTGATTGCGAAGAAAGAAGAAGGGAATGTATATCATATTGCAGCCAGTGATCTAATTTCTTCGGCTCCTATGGATGGGGTAAAGATCTCACTATTAAACTTCCAAAATCAAGTGGTTGCAGAACAGACTACCGATAAGGATGGTTTTGCAAAGCTAAAGACATTAACTCCTGCAATCTTGGTGCTAGCTCAAAAAGGAGATGATTGGGGATTCTTGAAGTTGGGTTCTAATGAGCAAATGATAAGTGACTTTGATGTTTCTGGTACTGTTAACAAGAATCAGATTACTGCCTATACTTATGGCGAACGTGATGTTTGGAGACCAGGTGATTCCATCTTCGTGTCTACCATTATCAAGGATCCGAAAAAACATTTGGGTGATAGCTATCCTGTAGTCTATGAGCTTTATGACACCAAAGGGGTGTTGAAAGACAAAAAAGTCATGATGAAGAAGGAGAGCATGGTGGCTTACCGAACGGCGACCAAGCAAGTTGATCCAACAGGAAACTGGACCCTAAAGGTGAAGTTTGGCGGCTTGACATTCAATAAAGTATTACGAATCGAAACCTTTCGTCCCAATAGAATGAAGATTAAATGGGTGGATGAACCCGAAAGTCTTGAAGTGGGAAAGATATCCAAAGAGATATTCAATACGAAGTGGTTACATGGTCTTCCCGCAAAATCAAAAAGGATGACTGTGGATGCTCGCGTACGAAGAAAGAAGATTAAGATCAAGGGATATGCCGGCTATTCATTCCAAAATGAAGTTTCCACTTTACGTTCATCATATCGTAATATCTGGGACGGTAAAACGGATGACAAAGGGAATGCCAATGTCGCACTTACGCTTAGTAAAGAGAACATAAAAGAGCCTTTGGTTGCTTTGGATCTTGAAACTAGAGTATATGAAGATGGTGGAACTTTTAGTACCTCAGAATTCTCGAAGGATTATTATCCATTCAAAAATTTTGTGGGAATGCGAATTTCTGGAACCAAAAGTTATGGGTCTTACTATGATACAGAGAAAAATATTAATTGTGATCTGGTCGTATTAAAGCCAAACTTGGCAAAAGGATTCTCTTTGATTAAATATCAAGTATACAAAGTAGACTACTCATGGTGGTGGGATGCCTCTTCAGTATCTTCTTTAGCTCGTTATGTGGATGGTCGCAGATACAGCGCATATAAAAGTGGTAATCTTAATTCAAAAGATGGTAAGGCATCTTTTGCTTTCCAAGTACGTGATCGTGATTGGGGACGTTATCTTATCGTAGTAAAATTACCAGATGGTAATACAGTCACTAAGGTTATTTTCTGTGATTGGCCAGGCAATAGTAAAAAAGATGGAGGAGCAGAAAACCTTTTGAACCTTAACTTGAAGAAAGAGCGTGTGGTTAAAGGGGAGAACATCGAACTCTTATTTCCTAGTGAAAAAGGAGGCCATGCCTTGATCTCGATCGAAAAAGGAGCGGAGGTTGTAAAACAGATATGGGTAAAAACAGAGGATAATCAAACAACAGTATCTATTCCTACGGAGGGAGTGATGGCTCCAAATGTCTATCTATATGTAACATATATACAACCTTATCAAGTTACACAGAATGATCATCCTATTCGTCTATATGGCATACAACGAGTGAAAGTGGAGGATCCTGAAACCCACTTGAAGCCTGTGATTCAATGTAAAGATGAAGTAAGAGCGAAACGTAAAATTAAGGTTGAAGTTAGTGAGGGAAGTGGACAACCAATGGACTATACTTTGGCTATTGTTGATGAAGGACTACTCGGAATTACTAACTTCAAAACACCTGCACCTTGGACCTATTTCTATCGTGAAGAGGCATTGCGTGTTTCTACATGGGATATATATAATGACATACTAGGGATGTACTCTGGTCGATTGGGCAAATTGGTTCCTGTTGGAGGAGATGGTATGCTTGATGATCCTTCTCATAAGAAAGCAAAGAGATTTAAGCCTGTGGTAATGTATGCGGGACCTTTCCATTTGAATGCAGGAGATAAAGAGACACATGAGTTTCCGCTTCCTTCATACTCCGGTGAAGTTCGTGTAATGGTAGTGGCATCAAATGAGCGCAGTTATGGTTCAACAGAAAAACCTGTTAAGGTCGTTGATCCATTGATGATCTTGGCAGATGCACCTCGTACTCTAGATCTAGAGGAGACATTTAAACTTCCTGTTTCGATCTTTGCAAATAAAGAGATGGATGACGATGTGGAAGTTTCAGTTAACGTAAGTGGAACTGTTGCTCTCGTTGGTGAGGCCAAGCAATCTGTTTCAATGGGCGACGAACAAGAGAAAGATGCATACTTTAATCTAAAGACATCTAAAGTTACTGGTCCTGCCACAATAGTGGTATCTGCCAAAAGTGGGAGTTACTCTGCTTCATATAAAATTGATATCCATGTGGACAACTCCAATCCTATTCAGTATAAGGTGGTCTCAAAGAAATTAGAGCCTGGAGAGAGTTATACATATGATGCGGTAATTAAAGCCAATGAGATTGGCAAAAGTCTGTCGATAAACGCTTCCACTATGATCGCCTGTAATATGGATCAGAGAATGGAGCAGTTGATTGTTTATCCTCATGGATGTCTAGAGCAAACAACCTCAAGTGTGTTCCCTCAATTATTGATGCTTAAGGATAAAAATATCGATTCGAATAAGCGTCAAACAATGGAGGATAATGTACAACGTGGACTGAGACGATTACTGCTTTTCCAAAAGTCCGATGGTTCATTCTCATATTGGCCAGGAGGACATTACTCTTCTGAATGGGCATCTTGTTATGCTGGTCACTTTATGGTGATGGCTAAAAAAGCAGGATATTTTATTCCGGGAGATATGTTGACAAATTGGATAAGCTATCAAATGTCTCTTGCAAACAGATGGAGTCTTGATGACAATGATGTCGTTCAATCTTATCGTCTGTTTGTCTTGGTTATGGCTGGTGAAGCTCCTCTGGGTGCAATGAACCGAATGAGAGAAGGTGATGAGCTTATTACCAATAGTGCAACCCCATGGCTTCTGTCGGCAGCTTATGCGCAACTTGGACGTAAAGAAACAGCTGAGTCTTTAATAGACCTAAGAGATCTTTCATACCCTTCTTACGAAAAAGGATGGTCTTCTAGCTCTTTTGGATCTAAGGACAGAGATAAAGCAATTCGATTGATGACTTTAGATATATTAGGTAAGAGAGATATTGCATTCACTTTGGCTAAAGATCTTGCAAAGAAACTTAGTTCTGATGTATGGATGAGTACTCAGACTACTTGTTTTGCTCTCATTGCAATGCATGGCTTTATGTCTGAGCAGAATGATGATGCAAATATCACAACTTTGACCTCTTCTATCGATGGGGATAAGACTTCATCTCAAGTTACTCCTGTCGTTTCTTCAGTTTACGATAATGAATTTAAAAAGACGACCTCTATAGAGATTGAAAACAAAGGCAACAAAGCAGCTTATATTACAATAAACCAATCTTATCAACGTTCTGATGCTTTTGTTAAACCATCCTCTAATATATTGACTATTAATCCAATCCTTTTTGATGAAAAGAAGCATATCGTAAAGGACTCTGTTTTGGTACAGGGAAAGGATTATAAGTTGACTGTATCTGTTCGAAATCAAAGTAACTGGGACCTTGAAGAGATCGCATTAACTATTCCTCTTCCTTCTGGGGTTGAAATATTGAATAGAAAGAGCGCGCTGCCTGAATACATAAACTACCAAGAGGTGAGAGATAGCGAAGTGTATTCATATTTCGATCTAGATGACAAAGAATCCGTTGAGGTGGAGATTACATTTAATGCAAGCTATACTGGCGTCTACAAGTGGCCTGCAATATCTGTGGAAGCAATGTATAACCATCAGATTCATGCTAACAGTGCAGCTAAGGTTATCGAAATTAAATAA